From one Gossypium hirsutum isolate 1008001.06 chromosome D08, Gossypium_hirsutum_v2.1, whole genome shotgun sequence genomic stretch:
- the LOC107899077 gene encoding pectinesterase: MAMEMKVSALCIIFLLTILFSESVASFPSSSLNTDSICKHTPHADFCKYLFSSNKLFNTLDYGRVSIHHSLLNARTFLDSINQHFLAHPSNSTSKQALEDCRFLADQNVDFLSQISDRINSSTDSLDSVEADDLHALLSAALTNVETCLEALESTPSASRIKDRFLQSNGTKSFSVSLAVSKHWVHSSTNPERNHVFHKLIDDTYTPLSVFMSSNDKQTIYEYATGKRDVKTLTNGKITVKQVVMVSHNGDGQFKTINDAITAMPNVTGYSNEYYVIYIPTGVYEEYISIPKYKQNLVLVGGLSTNPTIISGNRSVGDGSTTFSSATLAVFGKKFIAVDITFRNTAGPSKYQAVAVLNGADQSIFNRCTFEGYRNTLYVHSFRQFYVNCHILGTVDFIFGNAAAVIQESYIHARLPLPTQDDVITAQGRTDPSQNTGISIISSFIRANDDLISNMGLTKIYLGRPWKDYSRTVYVSSSLDGLVADEGWKKRDGDFGLSTVYFGEYDNYGLGRDTGDRVDWPGFHNMTKTEALNFTVARFIGGNKWLPATGVHYFGGLRD; this comes from the exons ATGGCCATGGAAATGAAGGTTTCAGCCCTTTGTATCATATTTCTTCTCACCATTCTCTTCTCTGAATCTGTTGCTAGCTTTCCTTCTTCATCCCTTAACACAGACTCCATTTGCAAACACACCCCACATGCAGATTTCTGCAAATACCTTTTTTCTTCTAACAAGTTGTTCAACACCCTCGACTATGGCAGGGTCTCGATCCATCATTCCTTGTTGAATGCTCGTACTTTCCTCGATTCAATCAATCAACATTTCCTCGCACACCCTTCGAATTCGACGTCAAAACAAGCCCTAGAGGATTGCCGGTTTCTAGCCGATCAGAATGTTGATTTCTTGTCACAAATATCAGACAGAATCAATTCTTCTACCGACAGTTTAGACAGCGTCGAGGCTGATGATTTGCACGCTTTGCTTAGCGCTGCTTTGACTAACGTAGAAACATGTCTCGAAGCACTCGAATCGACACCGTCAGCATCGAGAATTAAGGACCGGTTTTTACAATCAAATGGAACAAAGAGCTTCAGTGTTTCTCTTGCAGTTTCAAAGCATTGGGTTCATAGCTCGACCAATCCAGAAAGAAACCATGTTTTTCACAAGTTGATTGATGATACCTACACTCCTTTATCTGTGTTTATGTCTTCTAACGATAAACAAACAATTTATGAATATGCAACTGGGAAAAGGGATGTTAAGACATTaacaaatgggaaaattacagTGAAACAAGTAGTGATGGTAAGTCATAATGGAGATGGCCAATTCAAAACCATCAACGATGCCATCACAGCCATGCCGAACGTTACCGGTTACAGCAACGAATACTATGTGATTTACATACCTACCGGTGTCTACGAAGAGTACATTTCGATACCAAAGTATAAACAGAACTTGGTTTTGGTAGGCGGTCTCAGCACCAACCCCACGATAATCTCCGGAAATCGCAGCGTTGGCGATGGCTCAACCACATTCAGTTCAGCAACACTCG CTGTCTTTGGGAAGAAATTTATTGCAGTGGACATAACATTTCGAAACACAGCTGGACCGAGCAAGTACCAAGCCGTCGCTGTCCTAAACGGAGCCGATCAATCCATATTTAATAGATGCACGTTCGAGGGATACCGGAATACCTTATACGTCCACTCTTTCAGACAATTCTACGTAAACTGCCATATTTTAGGCACCGTTGATTTCATATTCGGCAATGCGGCCGCTGTGATACAAGAATCTTACATACACGCTCGACTACCGTTGCCAACACAAGACGATGTCATCACTGCTCAAGGAAGGACCGATCCGAGCCAAAACACGGGCATATCGATCATAAGTTCCTTCATTAGAGCCAATGATGATTTAATCTCAAACATGGGATTGACGAAAATATATTTGGGAAGACCATGGAAGGATTATTCGAGGACGGTTTATGTGAGTAGTAGCTTGGATGGATTGGTTGCAGATGAGGGTTGGAAAAAAAGGGATGGAGATTTTGGACTAAGTACagtttattttggtgaatatgaTAACTATGGTTTAGGAAGAGATACGGGTGATAGAGTGGATTGGCCTGGCTTCCATAATATGACTAAAACTGAAGCTCTTAACTTCACTGTTGCAAGATTCATTGGAGGTAATAAATGGTTGCCTGCAACTGGTGTTCATTATTTTGGGGGATTACGTGATTGA
- the LOC107899076 gene encoding uncharacterized protein isoform X1, protein MFQAKNNSAICLNQSTLNDVSSVLSPSIIRCLSDISEMDTVHLSVDLVSAARRTVGFLRSVNECQWLHQRPTIIEAIRRYDKVWMPLISNLTVVGSTPPLVLPPFDVEWVWFCHTLNPVGYKKYCESRFSKLIGKPSIFNEENEEYALMRCKEIWVQRYPAEPFENEVESDSQDPPLLNEDLFNEVQKHKLLYSKFSQPYLYELVYLIAARQRYKGFLYMIQRFGDGCFRFVPAFDILLMLLTHQQSYPTAYADDLKDMWENMAKVVGLWETVQEKEVEETNKIWERTFDEPYEKAGGEIAMAKRPIYWEISDVDVNTKYKSMIPRFLLEVCIFVRLNARMKATNGDMKHNFLRLRMVRCHRELKLDKSIPDFSYDSWRKAWHLYCEFGTRGLIVEFRGRGGHCFKGSKLVNSMSFSWNDLLRAPSITLTREIDQVRVLASVTPPVQAPYLLKCVPDRVTDDSGAMISDVILKLNNYRPQKGRWLSRTVLDHAGRECFVVRIRVGEGFWRRGAETPSAVNREDRIIEIREGSWSYVAGSIGRAPEKVVGTATPKESPDQWQAAWQFSTGDELLINCGSSTSSSSLSFSMKSRESSDSFVMLLRGRKMQYQDKETESKVAEDEQEDDDGFVTLVRFTEENPTGRATALLNWRLLVVELSPEEDAILVLLLCISILRTVSEMSKEDAGGLLVRQRLKEAKLGARDWGSIVLHPSSLSSSNTSPYLQPWYWNASQVMAQHEDTGYTRKPAPVEGGDMLYRRGIIT, encoded by the exons ATGTTTCAAGCAAAGAACAACTCTGCCATATGTCTTAATCAAAGTACCTTAAACGATGTCTCGTCGGTGCTGTCGCCGTCGATAATAAGGTGTCTCAGCGATATATCGGAGATGGACACGGTTCATCTCAGTGTCGATCTAGTGTCGGCGGCGAGACGAACTGTTGGGTTCTTGAGAAGTGTTAATGAATGTCAGTGGCTTCATCAGAGACCAACTATTATTGAAGCAATAAGGAG GTATGATAAGGTATGGATGCCATTGATTTCTAATCTGACGGTGGTGGGGTCAACGCCTCCTTTGGTTTTGCCACCTTTTGATGTTGAATGGGTTTGGTTTTGTCACACCTTGAATCCA GTTGGTTACAAGAAATATTGCGAGTCAAGGTTCTCAAAACTAATAGGAAAACCATCGATTTTCAATGAGGAAAATGAAGAATATGCATTGATGAGATGTAAAGAAATTTGGGTTCAAAGATATCCGGCTGAACCTTTTGAGAATGAAGTAGAATCAGATTCTCAAGACCCACCATTACTAAATGAAGATCTTTTCAATGAAGTTCAAAAGCACAAGCTTTTATACTCAAAATTTTCACAACCATATTTGTATGAGTTAGTGTATTTGATAGCTGCTAGACAAAGATACAAAGGATTTCTATATATGATCCAAAGATTTGGAGATGGGTGCTTTAGGTTTGTGCCTGCTTTTGATATTCTCCTAATGCTGCTTACACACCAG CAGAGCTATCCAACAGCATATGCAGATGATTTGAAGGACATGTGGGAAAACATGGCGAAGGTGGTGGGGTTATGGGAGACAGTGCAAGAAAAAGAAGTGGAAGAAACAAACAAGATCTGGGAAAGAACCTTCGATGAACCTTATGAAAAAGCTGGAGGTGAGATAGCTATGGCCAAGCGACCAATCTATTGGGAGATTTCAGATGTTGATGTCAACACTAAATATAAGTCCATGATCCCAAGATTCCTACTTGAG GTATGCATTTTTGTGAGGCTCAATGCTCGGATGAAGGCAACGAATGGGGACATGAAACACAATTTCCTCCGTCTCCGGATGGTAAGATGTCACAGGGAGTTGAAGCTTGATAAATCGATCCCCGATTTTTCGTATGATTCATGGCGGAAAGCTTGGCATTTGTACTGTGAGTTTGGAACTCGAGGATTGATCGTTGAGTTTCGTGGCCGTGGCGGTCACTGCTTCAAAGGAAGTAAATTGGTGAACTCAATGTCATTTTCCTGGAATGATTTGCTAAGGGCACCTTCTATTACTTTGACAAGAGAAATTGATCAAGTAAGAGTTCTTGCTTCTGTAACTCCCCCAGTTCAAGCACCATACCTATTGAAATGTGTCCCGGATAGAGTTACGGATGATTCTGGAGCAATGATATCCGATGTGATCCTAAAATTAAACAATTACCGGCCCCAGAAAGGTCGTTGGTTGTCTCGCACGGTTCTAGACCATGCTGGGAGAGAGTGTTTTGTTGTTAGAATAAG AGTGGGAGAAGGGTTTTGGAGAAGAGGAGCTGAAACTCCTTCTGCCGTAAATCGGGAGGATCGAATAATTGAGATTCGTGAAGGTTCTTGGTCTTATGTTGCCGGCTCTATCGGTAGAGCTCCCG AGAAAGTTGTAGGAACAGCAACACCGAAGGAATCTCCGGATCAGTGGCAAGCAGCATGGCAGTTTTCAACAGGAGATGAGTTACTGATAAATTGCGGATCTTCGACATCGAGTTCCAGCCTAAGTTTTAGCATGAAAAGTAGAGAATCATCGGATTCATTT GTGATGTTGTTGAGGGGCAGGAAAATGCAATATCAAGATAAAGAAACCGAAAGCAAAGTAGCAGAAGACGAACAGGAAGATGATGATGGATTCGTGACTCTCGTAAGGTTTACCGAAGAGAATCCGACAGGAAGAGCAACAGCACTGCTTAATTGGAGGCTGTTAGTGGTAGAATTATCGCCCGAAGAAGATGCCATTTTGGTCCTTCTACTTTGTATCTCGATATTACGTACGGTATCAGAGATGTCCAAGGAAGATGCCGGGGGTTTATTGGTAAGACAGAGGTTGAAGGAAGCGAAGCTCGGCGCTAGAGACTGGGGATCCATCGTACTCCATCCTTCTTCATTATCCTCCTCCAATACTTCACCTTATCTACAACCTTGGTATTGGAATGCTAGCCAAGTAATGGCACAACATGAAGATACCGGTTACACAAGGAAACCGGCACCGGTCGAGGGCGGTGATATGTTGTACAGGCGAGGGATCATTACATaa
- the LOC107899076 gene encoding uncharacterized protein isoform X2, translating to MFQAKNNSAICLNQSTLNDVSSVLSPSIIRCLSDISEMDTVHLSVDLVSAARRTVGFLRSVNECQWLHQRPTIIEAIRRYDKVWMPLISNLTVVGSTPPLVLPPFDVEWVWFCHTLNPVGYKKYCESRFSKLIGKPSIFNEENEEYALMRCKEIWVQRYPAEPFENEVESDSQDPPLLNEDLFNEVQKHKLLYSKFSQPYLYELVYLIAARQRYKGFLYMIQRFGDGCFRFVPAFDILLMLLTHQSYPTAYADDLKDMWENMAKVVGLWETVQEKEVEETNKIWERTFDEPYEKAGGEIAMAKRPIYWEISDVDVNTKYKSMIPRFLLEVCIFVRLNARMKATNGDMKHNFLRLRMVRCHRELKLDKSIPDFSYDSWRKAWHLYCEFGTRGLIVEFRGRGGHCFKGSKLVNSMSFSWNDLLRAPSITLTREIDQVRVLASVTPPVQAPYLLKCVPDRVTDDSGAMISDVILKLNNYRPQKGRWLSRTVLDHAGRECFVVRIRVGEGFWRRGAETPSAVNREDRIIEIREGSWSYVAGSIGRAPEKVVGTATPKESPDQWQAAWQFSTGDELLINCGSSTSSSSLSFSMKSRESSDSFVMLLRGRKMQYQDKETESKVAEDEQEDDDGFVTLVRFTEENPTGRATALLNWRLLVVELSPEEDAILVLLLCISILRTVSEMSKEDAGGLLVRQRLKEAKLGARDWGSIVLHPSSLSSSNTSPYLQPWYWNASQVMAQHEDTGYTRKPAPVEGGDMLYRRGIIT from the exons ATGTTTCAAGCAAAGAACAACTCTGCCATATGTCTTAATCAAAGTACCTTAAACGATGTCTCGTCGGTGCTGTCGCCGTCGATAATAAGGTGTCTCAGCGATATATCGGAGATGGACACGGTTCATCTCAGTGTCGATCTAGTGTCGGCGGCGAGACGAACTGTTGGGTTCTTGAGAAGTGTTAATGAATGTCAGTGGCTTCATCAGAGACCAACTATTATTGAAGCAATAAGGAG GTATGATAAGGTATGGATGCCATTGATTTCTAATCTGACGGTGGTGGGGTCAACGCCTCCTTTGGTTTTGCCACCTTTTGATGTTGAATGGGTTTGGTTTTGTCACACCTTGAATCCA GTTGGTTACAAGAAATATTGCGAGTCAAGGTTCTCAAAACTAATAGGAAAACCATCGATTTTCAATGAGGAAAATGAAGAATATGCATTGATGAGATGTAAAGAAATTTGGGTTCAAAGATATCCGGCTGAACCTTTTGAGAATGAAGTAGAATCAGATTCTCAAGACCCACCATTACTAAATGAAGATCTTTTCAATGAAGTTCAAAAGCACAAGCTTTTATACTCAAAATTTTCACAACCATATTTGTATGAGTTAGTGTATTTGATAGCTGCTAGACAAAGATACAAAGGATTTCTATATATGATCCAAAGATTTGGAGATGGGTGCTTTAGGTTTGTGCCTGCTTTTGATATTCTCCTAATGCTGCTTACACACCAG AGCTATCCAACAGCATATGCAGATGATTTGAAGGACATGTGGGAAAACATGGCGAAGGTGGTGGGGTTATGGGAGACAGTGCAAGAAAAAGAAGTGGAAGAAACAAACAAGATCTGGGAAAGAACCTTCGATGAACCTTATGAAAAAGCTGGAGGTGAGATAGCTATGGCCAAGCGACCAATCTATTGGGAGATTTCAGATGTTGATGTCAACACTAAATATAAGTCCATGATCCCAAGATTCCTACTTGAG GTATGCATTTTTGTGAGGCTCAATGCTCGGATGAAGGCAACGAATGGGGACATGAAACACAATTTCCTCCGTCTCCGGATGGTAAGATGTCACAGGGAGTTGAAGCTTGATAAATCGATCCCCGATTTTTCGTATGATTCATGGCGGAAAGCTTGGCATTTGTACTGTGAGTTTGGAACTCGAGGATTGATCGTTGAGTTTCGTGGCCGTGGCGGTCACTGCTTCAAAGGAAGTAAATTGGTGAACTCAATGTCATTTTCCTGGAATGATTTGCTAAGGGCACCTTCTATTACTTTGACAAGAGAAATTGATCAAGTAAGAGTTCTTGCTTCTGTAACTCCCCCAGTTCAAGCACCATACCTATTGAAATGTGTCCCGGATAGAGTTACGGATGATTCTGGAGCAATGATATCCGATGTGATCCTAAAATTAAACAATTACCGGCCCCAGAAAGGTCGTTGGTTGTCTCGCACGGTTCTAGACCATGCTGGGAGAGAGTGTTTTGTTGTTAGAATAAG AGTGGGAGAAGGGTTTTGGAGAAGAGGAGCTGAAACTCCTTCTGCCGTAAATCGGGAGGATCGAATAATTGAGATTCGTGAAGGTTCTTGGTCTTATGTTGCCGGCTCTATCGGTAGAGCTCCCG AGAAAGTTGTAGGAACAGCAACACCGAAGGAATCTCCGGATCAGTGGCAAGCAGCATGGCAGTTTTCAACAGGAGATGAGTTACTGATAAATTGCGGATCTTCGACATCGAGTTCCAGCCTAAGTTTTAGCATGAAAAGTAGAGAATCATCGGATTCATTT GTGATGTTGTTGAGGGGCAGGAAAATGCAATATCAAGATAAAGAAACCGAAAGCAAAGTAGCAGAAGACGAACAGGAAGATGATGATGGATTCGTGACTCTCGTAAGGTTTACCGAAGAGAATCCGACAGGAAGAGCAACAGCACTGCTTAATTGGAGGCTGTTAGTGGTAGAATTATCGCCCGAAGAAGATGCCATTTTGGTCCTTCTACTTTGTATCTCGATATTACGTACGGTATCAGAGATGTCCAAGGAAGATGCCGGGGGTTTATTGGTAAGACAGAGGTTGAAGGAAGCGAAGCTCGGCGCTAGAGACTGGGGATCCATCGTACTCCATCCTTCTTCATTATCCTCCTCCAATACTTCACCTTATCTACAACCTTGGTATTGGAATGCTAGCCAAGTAATGGCACAACATGAAGATACCGGTTACACAAGGAAACCGGCACCGGTCGAGGGCGGTGATATGTTGTACAGGCGAGGGATCATTACATaa